The Limanda limanda chromosome 13, fLimLim1.1, whole genome shotgun sequence region gggtgtaacgtttgaccatgtcctggatgtagacttgACCTGATcacggtacgcaagtactaatgttttcaaacggatgcgggcagccactggtagccagtgaaggtagtggaggagcggagtagtgtgagtgaatttaggttggttaaaaaccagtcgagctgctgcattctgaatgagctgcaaaagtcggatggcactagcaggtagaccggccaggagggagttacagtagtctaggcgtgagatgaccagagcctggaccagaagaaggtgagaagggggcgtattctcctgatgttttacagcatgaatctacaggaccggttgttacagtaatgttggcagtgagGGAAagttggctgtcgagtgtcacacccaggttcctagcagtctgagtgggggttaacgaggagttgtcaaagttaattgTCAGGTCATGGTTTGGAGAGTCTTTACCTGggaggaaaagtagttcagtcttgtcgaggttaattttcaggtggtgtgTAGAcctccactgagagatgtcagtaagacaggcagagattcgtgctgctacctgtgtttcagatagGGGAAAAAACAGGATTTGTTGGGTGTCaccagcatagctatggtaggaaaagccatgtgagtgaatgacaaagccgagagagttggtgtacagagagaagaggaggggaccctggacggaaccttgagggaccccagtagtgggAGGACAAGGTTCACACACAGATCCTCTCCCAAGTTATCCGATAAGTGCGGCcattgaggtaggaagagagcagggagagagcagagcctgaggtTTGTAGTGAATGATTGTGGTTAATATTGCCTTGATTTGCAGATGTTTTATGACTTATAGAAAGTCAGCATAGAAAGCTACTGTAAAGCTGAGTACACACCTATGCAACAtaactacattttaaattattcaaaacTGTCTGataacactttttttaaaattgaaGTGTATTTGATGGTAtgtataatttaaaaacaaactgcttAGATAGACTACAACCAATCAAAAGTCAGTTTGCCTGCGGTCAATGCAATCAAACATGTAATTCCAGTTAAGGCTAAATGCATTAACAAGGCCGAAAAATTACCTGTGAACcccacatttttttctttttgtggctCAGGTTATATATATTACAGTGCTGGTAACCATGTagtaagaaaatgtttgagCAAGTAAGAAACCAGACTGTGAGACTCCATAAAGATGGGTGAGGGTACAAGAGCATCAGAAGGCTACTGAACATAAGCTGAAACACAAATCTCAGCAGTGGTGGGGAGGCATGTGAACAGCCTCACTACCAGCAAGAGAAGCTGCACTGGCTGTGCAGTTTGCTACTTTCACAGCCttacatagaaaaacaaatggGTAAGTGCTTCTGACTTGGACCTAGAGTTATCTGTAGAAATTGGTGTTACAGTGACAATCAGAAAGTGCGAATGCCATTGCCCGAAGTCGCCCTCTGTGGATGGCATCCAAGAAGAAAACGATTTCTCAAGAAACAGCATGAAACTGCAAGATTCAACTttgaaacaacaggaaaagagGCCTGATAAGTTTTGGCAACACATTCTTTGGGtcagatgaaaccaaaataaatatgttgGGATCAGGTCAGAAATTGCCAACCGTGTCCCCCTGACTTGTCGGAGTAGAATATCTTTGATTCTATTTTAAAGCGGAAGGTGAGGCAACAAATCTCAGCAAAGAGCAGCAGAAGACAATCTTCTGTGAACATCTCTATAGATTTTGTGCAAGACGAGTAACATCCATGCCCAGGAGGAACAAATCTACATCAAATATTAAAGCAGAGAcgcaaaatgttgaaaatatatGATAAACTGATGAAGAGTGAACtggttttgttgctgtttttttttttcagattgaaCTATCTATCTTCCATCTACTAATTTCAGAAATCTCTGTGTTGCTCGCATATCTCCAAAACAGTTCATTTTATCGGCTTCACATCTCATGATTTGGACATACGTTCAATATgaatgaactttgaataaataaGTGACCAGTGCTCTTTAGCTGCAGTAGCCGGTTTTAATAAGTGAATAGCAATAGTATAACGTTGCATAACATATCTTCGATGTGTAtaatttatactttatttttcttctgtctCCATAGTCCAGACTCTGAAGAAGCAGTTATATTACCAGACCCGGGTATCTCTGAAACGTCTGAGACCCCTGAGCCAGAGACATCTGATACTGAAACTAGCAAACAAGAGCTCCCACTAGTGGAGGAAACAATTATTAAACCTTTagagaaagatgaagaagaacatATCAGCTCTTCAATCATCCTTctggaaaaggaggaagaggaattggatggaggaaaagaaaaactggacAATCATAAGCGACAAGATAATCAGAATTACTGCGCACTGCTtccttcattttcttcttcatgctcTTGTACAGCTTCCTTCCAGGAATACCTCCTTTGGCAGTGTTCAGCTCTGCTGTCCAAAAAGAGGAAATGCCAAACAACGGATAGAAAGCAAAGGATTCCTTCTACAACACCCACCTGGCACCTACCGCTGTCCCCCACCGGCTGCCCTGAGCCTCAGCTGCACCACACAGAGGTACACCAGCTCCATAAAAAGGAACATGCTTCAGTGCAGGAGCCAGAGAGTAGAGCCAGCCCATCAGCAGCCCCTCCGCCTCAGGGGGACACAATAGAATCTCATAAAGAGCCTGTGTCTGAACCTCCTTTGCTGGAACCCAGTCAAACGTCGAGCCTCCCCAAACCCAGTGCCACCAATTCATCTGCCACCAAACCGACTCCTATTGTGGAGACGCCACAGCCGCCTCCTGAGGAAACAGTGAAGGAGCAAAGGCCAGAAAAGAGCCTGGATGTGTTAGCTGCAGAGTACACTGAGCCATCAGTCTCTCTCAGTAGCGCCATCTATGTAAGGCCCAGTGTCAGTGCAACAGTGGACAATGTCTCAGTGGAGCCAACTGAGGAAAAGcctgatgttgatgtttctCAGTTAGAATTAAATACCCCTGTCCAAATCCCAGACAAAACAGATCATCCTCAGCTGCTACCTCCTACCACCTCCGTTCATTTAGAACATCAGCCTGACCCACCAACTGTACCTAAAAGGACCACCACATCCACAGAGCCGTCCCACCCAGCTCCAGACCCTGTCACAGAACTAGAGCCCTCTGGTGGCCCTGCAGTCATCACTGACAATAAAATGGAGGATCTCACAGACGACATCTCTACCTCATCAGGTGGTAACCTGCCTCATCCCTCACCTGCCTCACCATCCCTCTCAGACATCTATGCAGAGACCCCCAATGAGTCAGAGCAGAACAGCAACCTGATGCACGGCTCCAGTCAGAAGGAGTCTGTGTTCATGAGACTCAACAACCGCATTAAGGCCCTGGAGATGAATATGTCGCTCAGTGGACGCTACCTGGAGCAGCTAAGTCAGAGGTGAGGGATGAGGacacactctgctgctccttGTGTATGAACTGAAGGTGATATTAAAGATGTCTTCTTTCATGTTTTGATTAAAGGTACCGTAAGCAGATGGAGGAGATGCAGAAAGCTTTCAACAAAACCATCATAAAACTCCAGAACACCTCAAGAATAGCAGAGGAACAGGTGAGCAATGAAAGGGCATGAATATTGGTCTAGACAAGAGACTTAGTTTCTGACTGAGACTGAGATAGCTGTCCCAAAATTATTCAATCATATTTATTCAGAATTTTCACTGGGCTGAATTCAAAAGAAATTGGAGATATTTTCGTCGGCATAGggattaaagctgctttaatcAGTAATTTTATAAAAGGAATGGATCAAATATTACATGTGAAAAGGGAAACCCATAGTGACAAACTCACAGGTAATTGTCACTTGATGTTCCTCAGCTCTTTAGAGCATTTTATCTTCttttagctcattgttttgtcttttttaccAGCCtctttccagcagcagcaaggaGCTGTAAAGGTTCAACAATAAATTCACTGTTTGTAATCTTCCCAGTGCTAAATTGAAATCAAAGTTAGAGACTATAGGTGAACCAAAAAGTCAATTGacatattttgactttttttatttgctatgacatctgaaagtttagcTCAGGTGCCTACATTTCCTGATCATcttttatacatatattatttatttatatatcctTCCTTTCTTCATCTTGATATGAGGATACCCATTAATTTGTGTGTTGGACAGGATTTTGAAAGTCATAAACTATCTCACAGCTGACAATGCATATCCGAGCAAAAACCAAGCCATAAGGTCAAGGAACTGcctgcagaggtcagagacAGGTTATAAAAACCTGTGAATGCACTGTAGTGAAGCCTTTAACTGCTTAACAGGCAGATCATTCCCTCAGGAGTTTTTGGAGGGCTCAAAATCAGCTGGTGTATAGACACACGACTGCGAATGAGAGCCAACATCTGCTGGCTGTGTCAATAAGCACCTTTTTGCtatcattctgtgtgtgtgcgtgtgcgcttGCATAATGACATTGTCCTTTTTTCCCCATAGGACCTGCGTCAGACTGAGTCCATTCAGTTGCTGCAGGGCCATCTGGAGAATGTGACTCAGCTGGTTCTCAACCTGTCAGACAGAGTGAGCCAGCTGCAGAATGAGGTAGATACAACACTCCAGGCATAAAGCCTTCATGTGTGAACAGGAGTATTTCATGTGGGGATTAAACAGAGTAAATTTGGTCCCTTTTTATGGGACCACGTCATTTGGATGTACCATAACTTTTGCCCACTAGGTGGTAACGCATTGtttcctttatttaaccaggaaggGCCTACTATGATAGAATATCTTCTCTATCAGGGAGTAGTGGTCAAGATGGGcagcaaaatgttttttaaagtgtcaAGAGGGGGAAAGGATTAAAGGTTAAGACTGACTTGCAGTTCATTCCAAGCTTGTAGAGCCTTAAAGGAGAGGGCAGATTTATCCAGCTCTATTCGGATGGATAGCGACTTCAGGGGAATGTTATATTATGATTTAGTGCTAAAGTTACTGGAGCAGACTAGATACTGTGATGATTAACACTTTTGccttgaaaataaatatatggatTCCTCTCCAGGGAGTGAATTCCATTGAACCCTTTCATATAAATGCAGTGCTATACAGAAACCTCAACCAAGTTTGTTTTTCGGTTCAACATCCAATTTATTTAGAGTCTGgatttttgctttgtgtttctttcaccTATTTTGTAACATCACTAATCTCCTCTGTGTTGCTAATGCTGTAATCTGTTACCTAGGTGTCTGACAGGCAGAActacctgctgctgtgtctggcgctgtgtgtgtgtctcggccTGTTGCTGTGTGCAAACCACTGCCGCATCTCCACGATTCCCCCAGCCACAGAACCTGAGGCTCCCATACCCAAGAGCTACACCTACTGCTGCCCTGAGAGGTGGGTCAACAATTGTACAATGTACTTCAGTCAGTCATGGGAAATTTGTTTTTGACACAACATGGCAAAGACAGCGGATGTGTAGAAGCAGAGCGGCATCTCCAAATGGGCTATTAAAGCAAATGGGAAGAGGTTACAGTGCCTTGAATAGCTTCCACCCATTAATCCACTTAATCGATAGAAGTATTCATCAGAAATATCGCAGAGGGATCACACAGCTGTGACTCATGTCTTTAGAAAGGAGCTACAtgcagttttttctctttttgttacAGGCAGTTCTCTTCCGGTGATGAGACGGGCTTGAAGAGGAGAGCGTCCTATCCATTGATACACTCTGAGTCATTCCAGTTACACTCCACTGAAGGTAGAGTTGTTCTTAAGTTCTATATGGGTAATAATATAAATGATATAATCATATATCTTGAATAATAGCCAGTTTTGCAAAAATGTAATCATTCTTTGGCTCACAGGCGCTGAGATGCTGCACGCCGAGGACACACAGAGTCTTTGTCCAGCTAACAGAAAggtttgtaaaaataaatgtatcacagTGCAGAATAATAGTCTAAAATTAAGTAGTTTGAAGTACTGGCTGTAAGATATTCACATCCTCAACCTCTCCCCTCACAGAGGAGACGACGTAAGATGAAGCCCGTTGAAGAAGTGGAGACTCTGAAACCCTCCATCCACGCTGCTTCAGAACTGAGTAATGGAGCCATTTTGTGTAACGGTGCGCCGATCACCACAAACCCCACACCGTTTTCAAAAAGATTCCTCCAGCCTCTCTTTAGAGACTCACTGTCAGAGGGGAGCtcagagggatcctcacattcAGACGACCCTTCCTTCTGTGGCATCACCACAGCCTGCTCTCGAATCTGCGACGGCCTCCCTCAGCCCAAGACCCGGGCAGAGAAACGGGCATTGAGACGCCGGCGTCCCAAGCCCGGCTGCGCGGTGGTGGACTTGCTTCAAGTCCCagggagggacaggagggaacCGTTGCCCATCTCTACCATAGAGGACCTCATGAACAGGAAAACAGAGCAAAGCTCTGGGATGTTTGGAGTGAAAGTTGGCCTCTCAGGTCCTGtctgacagaagagaagagacaaacTTACAAAGCCTCCACTTCTCCTCACTCACTGCAAAACTCTTTCTAAAAGAGCATCAATGTTAATTTCTGTAGCCACAGGCAGCTTTAAGCTCCACGATGAGACTTTCCCTTCACTCTCACTGTTCACTTTTGTTCTCTGTTCCGTTCCTATCTGACCTTTTTGCATTGTTAGACTTCAAGTCAAAGAAATGTCTTCCCGGCTTACGATTAAAGCTTTTCACTTGTGTTTGGAAATATTGTAGCATatcctgatgttttcaggtttatttgaagcTTCCCTAAATAACACCTTAAGAGCTTATGCCACATttaacacacattcactcccTTGGTTGAAGACATTTCTGTCTCTGAAACATCTTTCTCACTTCTTTGTCTCCTCTTTTTATCTAATTTAGAACATTCTGCCAATGAGTCGCTTTAGAAACAACTtattatacttttacttttgtcaGTTTCATCTTCAGAGTAAAAGCTGAGTAACCCTGGGGAAACTATAGGTTGTCAGAGCATCCACTGGACTGCTGTTCTTTCAGCAGGTCGATGATCCCCTCCTCTCAGCCTCAGGAGTATTGTTCTGTTACTGACCCTGAGTCCTGGGGGAGAGTAATGTTCTCCTCATCCATCAGAGAACACAACATTATGAAACAGCTTTTTATTGTCGACTTGTATTAGACTGCTTGTATTGTTATACCAGTGCAGTGCCTGCTCAGAACATAGCtgtggaatgggctgtttgtttgacctGTGGTGATGTAATTTGGAGCTCTCTCACTGAAGAATCCAGTTTGCCATTGATTTGGAAGCAGTGTTGTCATGATAGAGAACGTCACGTACGTGGATGAGTCTCAGCCGTCGCTGAGCACTGGACGCctgtttatatgaacacatccTGGGTCCAAGTCGTGCCAAATTCAAAACTGCACTTCCGTCAGCCATCAACAAAGACACATGGCAAGTGTTAAGCCAATTAAGTGAATGGCTTTTTGAGATACTTCTGGATTTCTCGGATGATTGATGTAGTTCAGCAACAGATGCAATGCATTTAACATGTTAAGAGTTTGACAGCTGTAGTAACAGAATGGTACTAAAACTAGAATAGTACTCAGTGGAGTGCAAACCTCAGCCAACGGCGTCTCGGAGTCTTCATCCTAACATATCTTCCCAGGCgccatccttccatcaagtttggtggaaatcaatttttgtagttttacttaaaaaacaacaaacagacatgGGTGAAAACAACGTCTAAGGAGGTCAAAGATCCACAGACACTACAAGGACAGCCATCACGGAAAGAAATGGCAACATGACGGAAATCCAGTCAGAGTTGGATGGGTCACAGAATATATGATGTGTCTTTTCAGAAGTAATGGCATTCATGTGCTTTCTCCTTATTGGCTGAGTGATATTTTGCATTGATTTATTTGGGAAATGATTCATTAAGCAATTTCCTTCAACCTATAAAAAGGTTAAATGTGTTCCTTTGGCGGCTGTgcgcccaaacacacacacgtacacacacacacgtacacacacacgtacacacacacacacaagcaggtaCACGTTCATGTGGAAGTAGTTTGAGTAAATATACAGCAATTTCTCCTGGTCTGCAGGAAACTGTAGTAACCTGTCTTATGCAAGTGTTGTTTTgtgcagcagggggcagtgtaaTCTTTACACAACCCCAGTGGTTTGTGATCTAACATCACCATCAGTTTCTATGCGATGAGTCATTACTCAGGATGGAGGTAAATTACTTCAAGGGCTAACGCTGCTTTTCCAACCTCGCCAGCTCATTTGCTTTTGTCTTAGTCTTTCCTGGCGCAGAGGCTGCTCGTCCTTATTATCCTTGTTTGTGCTCTGTTATTAAATGGACTTGTTAGACTGAAACAAGGAGGAGAGACACAGTTGAACCTACTtgctgttgtgtggtgcacattCGAAGTGTTTTTAATCgttaaaagaaaagaacactGACTGAAACGGCGTTTGAAGAGCGGGATCTTCTGATGTGCTGCCTCGACCGAAAGCATTTATGGAATGGCTCCAGCTGTTTCTCAAACAGAAACACTGGGTGCATTTCTATTTACCTTCTCACACGCTGTCTCTGGCTGTGGTCAGGCACGGTCAGAGTGCTGGCTGATGTGAGAAATTGGGTTAAAACCTCTTTATTCATCTGACCCGGTTGGGTAGAGGGAGCCTTTCAGAGATAAGCGTGCCTGATGctccctttccccccccacccccttcatTTTGTTAACAGAATTCCTGGGTTTCTCTTTGCCACGCCTCGTCCCAAAGATTATCTGTAAATGCAGAGCTGCAATCCTCTTTACTCAGGCACTCTGCTTTTATCTGAGCTCTGTTATGGCCCGGAATATTCTCAGTGTGctgttgaatgtgtttttatttcggTGTACAGGTGTCTGCTTTATACTTTCGCGTCGGCTGGTTCACTCTTTCATGTGACTCTTTCTGAAGAATGTCGAAATGAACTACAGTCTTCTTGCAGAATTTACTTTCCAATTTGTTTTCCACTTTATTAAGGAACAGTCACcaattttaacacaaaaaaGGTCGGCTTACCGTCACTGAGCTAAAGCACCAATCAACAGTTGCTCTAAAAGCCACCGACCTTGTGAGCTACGTGTATTAGTTCATCCTCTGATTGATCTCATGACTCGTCTGGAATCTTTCAATTACATCTCTCGCTCGTTTCTTTTTCTCTCGCCTGTGTTTATGATGTAATGCTCGATTCAGCCAAGAAAAAAAGTCAAGgagcttttttctttcctttctcccaCGTTGAAACATTTTTAACTGGCACAGAAACATCTTCGGCTGTGTTTGCACCACCCAGAGGCGTTGAAACAGGGAGGGACAAAGTAGAACGGCAACCAGGTATATGTAATATCTCagggtcaaaaggtcaaagtcacagtGGCCTTCTCAAGTCTTTGTTGAGTGAAATTCTTCCAATGTTGACCAGTTGtcatttggactcaaagatgaactgatttcaGAGATTGTTGAGGGATGAATTTCAAtagtcaaaggtcacagagatCTCGTACCAGTCTGGGGAAAAAAAGGTATGTAAACTGAAAATGTTCTGGAGGCCAAGAGGACAaggctcacctgtgtgtgtgtgtgtgtgtgtgtgtgtgtgtgtgtgtgtgtgtgtgtgtgtgtgtgtgtgtgtgtgtgtgtgtgtgtgtgtgtgtgtgtgtgtgtgtgtgtgtgtgtgtgtgtgtgtgtgtgtgtgtgtgtgtgtgtgtgtgtgtgtgtgtgtgtgtgtgtttctttactAGTGCCAGTTCTGAATGCTTACCTGTCCTTTTAAAGGGCAAACCCTCTAACCTTAATTTTCTCCTTCTTTCACTCAATTACCTTGTTTCTACTTTAATTCACTTTTTTCCACACTTGGTTATTGATTGACTCACACATCTagctatatatatttttttcccaccg contains the following coding sequences:
- the LOC133018405 gene encoding SUN domain-containing ossification factor-like isoform X1, which codes for MKMTPLLWRVVSVWLCVAVLSRYPSCYVGCTESPQEAQRTMSPQDVSSEEELGENTPHEKVEESWVLPAQSLSDNELLLEDNHQNEEQTTQHMVKKEQDSKALEVQVSSVEAEKEAVKEMSQSEQEPEPNSENPNHDTSVVQEHDSPALLPSSDPVSGFSAELNDNPSITNLQDSVRKSVLEDESEEAAPDVVESELPPADCEEENNPYNYDSSPPIVLENTSNVHTAGTKTHTDPPLTPSVGDSTQPLEVNTSHVVSEQDLSSPVTTETDPSVNSKDPEDIPTFDEWKRKMMEVEKEKTLSTHPSNNGGSHTLKKAQKNFNNYASVECGAKLLGANPEAKSTSAILKENMDLYMLNPCSNKIWFIIELCEPIQVKQLDIANFELFSSTPKDFLVSISDRYPTHKWLKLGTFHARDERTVQSFPLDEHLYAKYVKMFTKYIKVELVSHFGSEHFCPLSLIRVFGTSMVEEYEEIADPSERPDDQEDDLDNPSEYADQISKNLIGSAKDVILNMVNNIAVNVLGGGPEMQVNISSQEVNMTEPSAQIETTTPTASTDPTSIPDSEEAVILPDPGISETSETPEPETSDTETSKQELPLVEETIIKPLEKDEEEHISSSIILLEKEEEELDGGKEKLDNHKRQDNQNYCALLPSFSSSCSCTASFQEYLLWQCSALLSKKRKCQTTDRKQRIPSTTPTWHLPLSPTGCPEPQLHHTEVHQLHKKEHASVQEPESRASPSAAPPPQGDTIESHKEPVSEPPLLEPSQTSSLPKPSATNSSATKPTPIVETPQPPPEETVKEQRPEKSLDVLAAEYTEPSVSLSSAIYVRPSVSATVDNVSVEPTEEKPDVDVSQLELNTPVQIPDKTDHPQLLPPTTSVHLEHQPDPPTVPKRTTTSTEPSHPAPDPVTELEPSGGPAVITDNKMEDLTDDISTSSGGNLPHPSPASPSLSDIYAETPNESEQNSNLMHGSSQKESVFMRLNNRIKALEMNMSLSGRYLEQLSQRYRKQMEEMQKAFNKTIIKLQNTSRIAEEQDLRQTESIQLLQGHLENVTQLVLNLSDRVSQLQNEVSDRQNYLLLCLALCVCLGLLLCANHCRISTIPPATEPEAPIPKSYTYCCPERQFSSGDETGLKRRASYPLIHSESFQLHSTEGAEMLHAEDTQSLCPANRKRRRRKMKPVEEVETLKPSIHAASELSNGAILCNGAPITTNPTPFSKRFLQPLFRDSLSEGSSEGSSHSDDPSFCGITTACSRICDGLPQPKTRAEKRALRRRRPKPGCAVVDLLQVPGRDRREPLPISTIEDLMNRKTEQSSGMFGVKVGLSGPV
- the LOC133018405 gene encoding SUN domain-containing ossification factor-like isoform X2; amino-acid sequence: MKMTPLLWRVVSVWLCVAVLSRYPSCYVGCTESPQEAQRTMSPQDVSSEEELGENTPHEKVEESWVLPAQSLSDNELLLEDNHQNEEQTTQHMVKKEQDSKALEVQVSSVEAEKEAVKEMSQSEQEPEPNSENPNHDTSVVQEHDSPALLPSSDPVSGFSAELNDNPSITNLQDSVRKSVLEDESEEAAPDVVESELPPADCEEENNPYNYDSSPPIVLENTSNVHTAGTKTHTDPPLTPSVGDSTQPLEVNTSHVVSEQDLSSPVTTETDPSVNSKDPEDIPTFDEWKRKMMEVEKEKTLSTHPSNNGGSHTLKKAQKNFNNYASVECGAKLLGANPEAKSTSAILKENMDLYMLNPCSNKIWFIIELCEPIQVKQLDIANFELFSSTPKDFLVSISDRYPTHKWLKLGTFHARDERTVQSFPLDEHLYAKYVKVELVSHFGSEHFCPLSLIRVFGTSMVEEYEEIADPSERPDDQEDDLDNPSEYADQISKNLIGSAKDVILNMVNNIAVNVLGGGPEMQVNISSQEVNMTEPSAQIETTTPTASTDPTSIPDSEEAVILPDPGISETSETPEPETSDTETSKQELPLVEETIIKPLEKDEEEHISSSIILLEKEEEELDGGKEKLDNHKRQDNQNYCALLPSFSSSCSCTASFQEYLLWQCSALLSKKRKCQTTDRKQRIPSTTPTWHLPLSPTGCPEPQLHHTEVHQLHKKEHASVQEPESRASPSAAPPPQGDTIESHKEPVSEPPLLEPSQTSSLPKPSATNSSATKPTPIVETPQPPPEETVKEQRPEKSLDVLAAEYTEPSVSLSSAIYVRPSVSATVDNVSVEPTEEKPDVDVSQLELNTPVQIPDKTDHPQLLPPTTSVHLEHQPDPPTVPKRTTTSTEPSHPAPDPVTELEPSGGPAVITDNKMEDLTDDISTSSGGNLPHPSPASPSLSDIYAETPNESEQNSNLMHGSSQKESVFMRLNNRIKALEMNMSLSGRYLEQLSQRYRKQMEEMQKAFNKTIIKLQNTSRIAEEQDLRQTESIQLLQGHLENVTQLVLNLSDRVSQLQNEVSDRQNYLLLCLALCVCLGLLLCANHCRISTIPPATEPEAPIPKSYTYCCPERQFSSGDETGLKRRASYPLIHSESFQLHSTEGAEMLHAEDTQSLCPANRKRRRRKMKPVEEVETLKPSIHAASELSNGAILCNGAPITTNPTPFSKRFLQPLFRDSLSEGSSEGSSHSDDPSFCGITTACSRICDGLPQPKTRAEKRALRRRRPKPGCAVVDLLQVPGRDRREPLPISTIEDLMNRKTEQSSGMFGVKVGLSGPV